The Bacillota bacterium genome includes a window with the following:
- a CDS encoding DUF4911 domain-containing protein: MAKAYKGNQKISQIEPATETEHRLIRLRLNPGDINYLQKVIDSHTHLGFLTQINPKEGLVNIHTTPDTYPEMMNVLKHFPRPFILLHNEKSGIEVPPNIHNNNNNYNN; the protein is encoded by the coding sequence ATGGCCAAAGCTTACAAAGGAAACCAGAAAATTAGCCAAATTGAACCAGCAACTGAGACGGAACACCGCTTGATCCGACTACGTCTTAACCCTGGGGATATCAATTATTTGCAAAAGGTAATTGACAGCCATACCCATCTGGGCTTTTTGACCCAAATCAATCCAAAGGAAGGGTTGGTGAATATTCATACCACCCCGGATACCTATCCGGAAATGATGAACGTGCTCAAACACTTTCCCCGGCCATTCATTTTATTACACAATGAAAAAAGCGGCATTGAGGTGCCGCCCAACATTCATAATAATAATAATAATTATAATAATTGA
- a CDS encoding DUF4349 domain-containing protein encodes MICQEIRELLSPYLDNVLSSEEKAAVDFHLARCLVCRQELHSLQEVSQLVQGLEEIEPPEDFRFHLHQRLVELQAQKQVGGKFRWFNRYQRVGWLSAAVAAACLVIGLSWGGLFADSTNREKVAFDPYAQTGQNLASSDSEATNQGTIVDQGVAKPEPGDVNQTGVKPADGRNNEQGNTNGLTTEVNPLPPKPSLQGTNLDGWSETRIIKEAVIKVQPANEAAIAQQLQKLAVSCNGDISGPNKNDGNEPWAIFRVPQKRFEQVMSSLSQLGKIVDSKVTETNVTNDYDSTYSRLEKLKLEEWKLLQNSNLANNPQLQSELTRVQGDIKNTENHLEYLDRASSFVTIKIYLTVSN; translated from the coding sequence ATGATTTGTCAGGAAATCCGTGAACTGTTATCTCCCTATCTAGACAATGTGTTGAGTTCGGAAGAAAAGGCAGCGGTGGATTTTCATTTGGCAAGATGTCTGGTTTGTCGGCAGGAACTGCACTCATTGCAGGAAGTAAGCCAACTCGTGCAGGGTCTTGAGGAGATAGAGCCACCGGAGGATTTCCGATTCCATTTACATCAAAGGTTAGTTGAACTGCAAGCCCAGAAGCAGGTAGGCGGTAAATTCAGGTGGTTTAACCGTTACCAGCGGGTCGGTTGGTTGTCGGCTGCGGTCGCGGCCGCCTGTCTGGTGATTGGGTTATCCTGGGGAGGCCTCTTTGCTGATTCGACTAACCGAGAGAAGGTCGCTTTTGATCCCTATGCCCAGACTGGCCAAAACCTTGCTAGCAGCGATAGCGAAGCGACTAACCAGGGAACAATTGTCGACCAGGGAGTTGCTAAACCTGAGCCAGGAGATGTTAATCAAACCGGAGTTAAGCCTGCCGACGGCAGGAATAATGAGCAAGGTAATACCAATGGCTTAACAACAGAGGTAAATCCTCTGCCGCCGAAACCTTCACTGCAGGGAACAAATCTTGATGGCTGGTCGGAGACCCGGATTATCAAAGAAGCGGTGATCAAGGTGCAGCCTGCGAATGAAGCGGCCATCGCTCAGCAGCTTCAGAAACTGGCAGTTAGCTGTAATGGTGATATAAGCGGGCCGAATAAAAACGACGGTAATGAGCCATGGGCAATTTTCAGAGTACCGCAAAAGCGTTTCGAACAGGTGATGTCTTCACTTAGCCAGTTGGGGAAGATAGTTGATTCTAAGGTTACCGAAACTAATGTCACCAACGATTATGATTCTACATATAGCCGACTGGAAAAACTGAAGCTGGAAGAGTGGAAGCTGCTGCAAAATTCCAATTTGGCGAATAACCCTCAACTCCAAAGCGAATTGACCAGAGTACAGGGGGACATTAAGAACACAGAAAATCATTTAGAATACCTGGATCGAGCCAGTAGTTTTGTTACCATCAAGATTTATTTAACTGTAAGTAATTAG
- a CDS encoding B12-binding domain-containing radical SAM protein, with translation MRVLLTTLNAKFIHSCLAIRYLARYCQSPDWEIMLAEYTINDPILTILGDLYRYQADVIGFSCYIWNISQTLELTRLLKKIVPATCVILGGPEVSYEPAEILIANPDVDIIVRGEGEETLRELLETIHRGGSLKEVKGLAYRDEEGPKLTPERPLIKDLDQIPFPYTGELLDLKNRVVYYESTRGCPFSCQYCLSSTIAGVRFFSLPRVLRDLAYLIERGVKQVNFVDRTFNCRKEHYWPILKFLAEYGGSTEFHFEIAADLFDSEVLDWLARVPTGRFRFEIGVQSTHPPTLKAIQRKMDFSRLARAVQQIRCQGRIYQHLDLIVGLPEENWEALKRSFNDVYALRPDMLQIGFLKLLKGSGLRRTAKQYGYVFMDQPPYEVLANRWLSYTEIRQLKILEDVFERYYNSHRFIYSLEFALARYPAGPFDWYARLAEFWEAHGWHLQAHNPTSLGEKLDGFYRALGLPDYQVFCEVLKLDYLCQVGIGSVPEFLNRENGAGFREKRARFFGEYEMKEKYFPEFAALTARELSKVLHLEIFNCDVVTLASAPARQVAYPEPTVVLFKKTSAGVKFVQVEHEDFFTVD, from the coding sequence ATGCGGGTACTGCTCACTACGCTGAACGCTAAATTTATTCATTCCTGTTTGGCGATCAGATACCTGGCCAGATACTGCCAGTCTCCTGATTGGGAAATAATGCTGGCCGAGTACACCATCAATGATCCGATCCTGACCATCCTGGGTGATCTCTACCGTTATCAAGCGGATGTGATCGGATTTTCTTGCTATATCTGGAATATCAGCCAAACCCTCGAACTGACCCGGCTCCTAAAAAAGATTGTTCCAGCAACGTGCGTAATACTGGGTGGACCAGAGGTGTCGTATGAGCCTGCAGAAATCCTTATCGCTAACCCTGATGTAGATATTATTGTGCGGGGGGAAGGCGAAGAAACCTTACGTGAGTTGTTGGAAACCATTCATCGCGGGGGAAGCTTGAAGGAGGTTAAGGGATTAGCTTACCGGGACGAGGAGGGACCTAAGCTCACGCCAGAGCGTCCTTTGATTAAGGACCTTGATCAGATCCCCTTTCCGTACACGGGGGAATTATTAGACTTGAAAAACCGGGTGGTTTACTACGAAAGTACTCGAGGCTGCCCGTTTTCCTGTCAATACTGCCTTTCTTCCACCATTGCCGGGGTCAGATTTTTTTCTCTCCCCCGGGTGCTGAGGGACCTGGCTTATTTAATCGAACGGGGCGTCAAGCAGGTTAATTTTGTTGACCGGACGTTCAATTGCCGTAAAGAACACTACTGGCCCATTTTAAAGTTTCTGGCTGAGTATGGTGGTTCAACAGAATTTCATTTTGAGATCGCGGCTGACCTCTTCGACAGCGAGGTGCTTGACTGGCTGGCCCGGGTACCGACTGGTCGGTTTCGCTTTGAAATAGGGGTCCAGTCCACCCACCCGCCAACCCTGAAGGCGATTCAACGGAAAATGGACTTTTCCCGGCTGGCCAGGGCGGTCCAACAGATCCGCTGTCAAGGCCGGATTTATCAGCATCTGGACCTCATCGTGGGGCTGCCGGAGGAGAACTGGGAAGCTTTGAAGCGTTCTTTTAACGACGTCTATGCCTTGCGGCCTGACATGTTGCAGATTGGCTTTTTAAAACTTCTTAAGGGTTCAGGGTTGCGGCGAACTGCGAAACAGTATGGGTATGTTTTTATGGACCAGCCACCGTATGAAGTTTTGGCCAACCGTTGGTTAAGTTATACCGAGATCAGGCAGCTGAAGATCCTGGAAGACGTTTTCGAACGGTATTACAATTCACACCGGTTCATCTATTCCCTGGAGTTTGCCTTAGCCCGTTACCCGGCTGGACCTTTTGACTGGTACGCCCGGTTGGCCGAATTTTGGGAAGCGCATGGTTGGCATTTGCAGGCTCATAACCCAACCAGTCTGGGAGAAAAACTTGATGGTTTCTATCGAGCTTTAGGTCTGCCTGATTATCAGGTGTTTTGCGAGGTGTTAAAACTGGATTATCTCTGTCAGGTTGGAATAGGCTCCGTTCCGGAGTTCTTAAATCGAGAAAATGGGGCTGGCTTCAGAGAAAAACGCGCCCGGTTTTTTGGTGAGTACGAGATGAAAGAGAAGTATTTTCCAGAATTTGCGGCGCTGACGGCCAGGGAGTTGAGCAAAGTGCTGCATCTGGAGATTTTCAACTGTGACGTGGTGACCTTAGCCAGTGCGCCGGCCAGACAGGTGGCTTATCCGGAACCTACCGTAGTTCTCTTTAAGAAGACCTCGGCTGGCGTAAAGTTTGTCCAAGTCGAGCATGAAGATTTCTTCACTGTTGATTGA
- a CDS encoding 2-dehydropantoate 2-reductase gives MKILVFGLGALGTVYSCLLKEAGHQVVGLDREPVVETIRQDGVRITGIWGDHVSQLDDLVSDVQQIQSRDFDLIILTVKSFDTAAVAGQITQIMAANTYVLLAQNGYGNFEAAAQYIPQEKLVLGRVIFGAETLAPGFSKVTVIADDVVLGSPQNVIDMEVLENFAQTMSKAGIPTRASEQVMKYVWGKIIYNSALNSLGAILEVNYGKLAEVEHSRLLMDNVIREIFALLAAMKQETLWSDAEAYLRDFYEKLVPATASHHASMLQDIQRGRKTEIDALNGAVVVLGKKYGVSTPVNEVITTLVKTKEQLINQF, from the coding sequence GTGAAGATACTGGTCTTCGGTCTTGGCGCGTTAGGTACGGTTTATTCTTGTCTGTTGAAAGAGGCTGGACACCAGGTGGTTGGCCTGGATCGCGAACCGGTGGTTGAAACCATCCGGCAAGATGGGGTCAGAATAACAGGGATCTGGGGTGATCACGTTAGTCAGTTAGATGACCTGGTCTCGGATGTTCAACAGATTCAAAGCCGGGATTTTGACTTGATTATTTTAACAGTTAAGTCATTTGATACCGCGGCGGTGGCCGGTCAGATTACTCAAATAATGGCGGCCAATACATACGTTTTGCTGGCGCAAAACGGTTACGGAAACTTTGAAGCAGCGGCCCAATATATCCCACAGGAAAAGTTGGTTTTGGGTCGAGTGATTTTCGGAGCAGAAACACTGGCGCCGGGGTTTTCCAAAGTGACGGTCATCGCTGACGATGTGGTGTTGGGCTCACCTCAGAACGTGATCGATATGGAGGTCCTGGAGAACTTTGCCCAGACGATGAGCAAGGCCGGCATCCCCACCCGGGCTTCCGAACAGGTCATGAAATATGTTTGGGGCAAAATCATCTATAATTCGGCCTTGAATTCTCTGGGAGCAATTTTAGAAGTAAACTATGGTAAACTGGCCGAGGTTGAGCACTCCAGGCTCCTGATGGACAACGTGATTCGGGAGATATTTGCTCTTTTGGCAGCGATGAAACAGGAGACCTTATGGTCTGATGCCGAAGCTTACCTGCGGGATTTTTACGAAAAACTGGTTCCCGCTACTGCTTCCCATCATGCGTCGATGCTGCAGGATATCCAGCGGGGCCGAAAGACTGAAATCGACGCTTTGAACGGAGCGGTGGTGGTACTTGGTAAAAAATACGGCGTAAGCACACCAGTTAATGAGGTGATTACTACACTGGTGAAGACCAAAGAACAATTGATTAATCAATTTTGA
- a CDS encoding HIT family protein has product MAKLCIFCQLSPAQIMAANELAVATADRYPVSPGHTLIIPRRHFPDLSEATTDELIAMFTLLQTVRNILIDQYKPDGFNFGINGGRAAGQTVMHLHLHVIPRKFGDVPNPRGGIRNIMPNLTPYPVEFINQGQPWEAFLDHIRPTFLQPMFRLLDQHLLGLGIDVKRRIDPGKIVYFADSRAFAAIIPEADGLKIGWLIPDAIPGVAGDKMTVGWEWGHLTNSSSVQDLLDLIESFRQARHLALTRPAHTGGMITRFDPFPD; this is encoded by the coding sequence ATGGCCAAGCTGTGCATTTTTTGTCAACTGTCGCCGGCGCAAATCATGGCGGCTAATGAGCTGGCGGTCGCTACGGCTGACCGCTACCCTGTCAGTCCCGGGCACACCTTGATTATTCCGCGGCGGCATTTTCCTGACCTCAGTGAGGCGACGACCGACGAACTGATAGCGATGTTCACTTTATTGCAAACCGTCCGGAACATATTGATCGACCAGTATAAACCTGATGGATTTAACTTCGGAATCAACGGGGGTAGAGCGGCTGGGCAGACGGTGATGCATCTGCACCTGCACGTGATTCCCCGGAAATTCGGGGATGTCCCCAATCCCCGGGGTGGAATCCGTAACATCATGCCGAATTTAACCCCCTACCCCGTTGAGTTTATCAATCAAGGTCAGCCCTGGGAGGCGTTTCTGGACCATATCCGACCCACGTTCCTCCAGCCTATGTTTCGTCTCCTGGATCAGCATTTATTAGGACTGGGAATTGACGTGAAACGGCGGATTGACCCCGGCAAAATAGTTTACTTCGCGGATAGTAGGGCTTTTGCGGCGATTATTCCTGAAGCAGATGGTTTAAAGATCGGGTGGTTAATACCGGACGCCATACCAGGTGTAGCGGGCGACAAAATGACTGTTGGCTGGGAATGGGGTCACCTGACGAATAGCTCAAGCGTTCAAGACCTACTGGATCTTATCGAGAGTTTCAGGCAGGCCAGACACCTGGCCCTGACTAGGCCAGCGCATACTGGTGGGATGATTACCAGGTTTGATCCGTTCCCTGATTAA
- a CDS encoding acetate uptake transporter: MSGTPTKENAQMVQHVVAEPAGLGLLGLAMVTLVASSQKLGWTTGVSYVLPWAIFLGAFAQLAASIYDFKRNNIFGGTAFGGYAFFWFGVAMSWMIKLGMFGKAAAETADGKQLGFAFLGYLIFSLYMTIASLETNKVLFTIFFLIDLLFIGLSLSTLTTGSLAEMGHKLAAWSELVISICSFYGSAATVINHHIGRTVLSVGKPFGILK, encoded by the coding sequence ATGTCGGGAACACCAACAAAAGAGAATGCACAAATGGTTCAACACGTTGTGGCTGAACCAGCGGGTTTGGGCCTATTGGGCCTGGCCATGGTTACCTTAGTCGCTTCTTCGCAAAAATTGGGATGGACCACCGGTGTGTCTTACGTTCTGCCTTGGGCAATCTTCCTCGGCGCATTTGCCCAACTGGCCGCTTCCATCTACGACTTCAAGCGTAACAACATTTTCGGCGGGACAGCATTTGGAGGTTACGCCTTCTTCTGGTTCGGCGTAGCCATGAGCTGGATGATCAAACTGGGTATGTTTGGCAAGGCTGCGGCAGAAACCGCGGACGGCAAACAACTGGGTTTCGCCTTCCTGGGTTATTTAATTTTTAGCCTGTACATGACCATCGCTTCGCTGGAAACCAACAAAGTATTGTTTACCATTTTCTTCCTTATCGATCTGTTATTTATCGGTTTATCCTTGAGTACCTTGACTACCGGCTCACTGGCTGAAATGGGTCACAAACTGGCGGCTTGGTCAGAACTGGTTATTTCAATCTGCTCCTTCTACGGATCCGCTGCTACGGTAATCAATCATCATATCGGCAGAACAGTTCTTTCGGTAGGAAAACCTTTTGGTATCCTTAAATAA
- a CDS encoding DUF47 family protein: MPMLFNQKEGDSIFWFFNESLKNVEKGIDILVDVVETRKSLDERLAELVALEAQGDDLTALLKLKLKHKYFQPFDIHDIFYLAEIVDGTLDFVTGIIERIILYGIEKFPDCVRTMVEILRESVKELRVIISLLDRLEQNRQEIAAHCRMVLNLENKCDSIYSQAMANLFEQVANPISVIKYKELYERLEAAVDHCAEICNQVSNLSVKYF; this comes from the coding sequence ATGCCCATGCTATTCAACCAGAAGGAAGGAGACTCGATTTTTTGGTTTTTTAACGAGAGCTTGAAGAATGTGGAAAAGGGAATTGACATTCTAGTCGATGTCGTGGAAACTCGGAAGTCTTTGGATGAGCGATTAGCTGAACTGGTTGCCCTGGAGGCTCAAGGAGATGACCTGACCGCCTTACTCAAGTTGAAATTGAAACACAAGTATTTTCAGCCTTTTGACATTCATGACATCTTCTACCTGGCTGAAATCGTGGACGGTACGTTGGATTTCGTCACGGGTATTATTGAACGGATAATACTCTACGGAATTGAGAAGTTCCCGGATTGTGTTAGAACCATGGTGGAGATCCTGCGGGAAAGTGTCAAAGAGTTACGGGTTATTATTTCTTTACTAGACAGGCTGGAGCAAAACCGGCAGGAAATTGCGGCCCACTGTCGGATGGTCTTGAACCTGGAGAACAAGTGTGACTCTATTTATTCCCAGGCGATGGCTAACCTGTTTGAGCAGGTTGCTAACCCGATTTCCGTCATTAAGTATAAGGAACTTTACGAACGTTTAGAAGCGGCAGTGGACCATTGTGCCGAAATCTGTAACCAGGTGAGTAATCTAAGTGTGAAATATTTTTAA
- the pyk gene encoding pyruvate kinase produces MRRTKIVCTIGPASESLPVLEQIIREGMNVARLNFSHGTHEEHGARIKAVREAAKQVGRTVAIMLDTKGPEIRTGLLKEESIILKEGSRITLTTEEIEGDAERLSVSYRGLPHDVRPGQMILIADGLIGLKVLQTTDTEIVCEVVNGGEIGSKKNVNVPGAQIRLPALTEKDVNDINFGIEQGVDFIAASFVRKAADVLAIRKILEDRNSDIHIIAKIENQEGVDNIDEIIKVADGVMVARGDLGVEIPTEEVPLVQKMIIHKCNQAGKPVVTATQMLDSMIRNPRPTRAEASDVANAIFDGTDAIMLSGETAAGKYPVEAVRMMATIAKRAEEALPYVEILREKTRLNQPSITDAISHATCNTALDLGAAAIVVATKSGSTARMVSKYRPAAPIIACTPTAEVVRKLSIVWGVEPLQVGETKGTDEMIEEAINASLAAGLIKCGDLVVITAGVPVGIPGTTNLLKVHIVGEVLVRGTGIGQKAVTGRVCLVNRPEEGLGKFRSGDILVTISTDREFVPLMEKAVAVITEEGGLTSHAAVVGLSLGIPVVVGAAGATTFLQDGTTVTIDVARGLVYRGVTKVL; encoded by the coding sequence AGGATCAAGGCGGTCCGAGAAGCAGCCAAGCAGGTTGGCCGGACAGTCGCGATCATGCTGGATACCAAAGGTCCAGAGATCCGTACGGGTTTGCTGAAAGAAGAGTCGATTATCCTCAAGGAAGGCAGTCGAATTACGCTGACCACAGAGGAGATCGAAGGGGATGCCGAACGTCTTAGCGTCAGTTACCGGGGATTACCACACGATGTTCGGCCCGGCCAGATGATTTTAATTGCTGATGGACTGATTGGCCTCAAGGTCTTACAGACGACGGATACCGAGATTGTCTGTGAGGTAGTCAATGGCGGTGAGATCGGCAGTAAGAAAAACGTTAATGTCCCCGGCGCCCAGATCCGGCTGCCAGCTCTCACCGAGAAGGATGTTAACGACATTAATTTTGGTATTGAGCAGGGTGTAGATTTTATTGCAGCTTCATTTGTCAGGAAAGCCGCGGACGTTCTGGCCATCAGAAAAATTTTGGAAGACAGAAATTCCGACATTCATATTATTGCTAAGATCGAAAACCAGGAAGGCGTGGACAATATTGACGAGATCATCAAAGTAGCCGACGGAGTTATGGTCGCGCGGGGCGATCTGGGCGTGGAAATTCCGACTGAGGAAGTTCCGCTGGTGCAGAAGATGATTATTCATAAATGTAACCAGGCTGGCAAACCCGTGGTTACTGCGACCCAGATGCTGGACTCCATGATCAGAAACCCACGCCCAACGAGGGCCGAGGCCAGTGACGTGGCCAACGCTATTTTTGATGGTACTGATGCAATTATGCTGTCAGGTGAAACCGCGGCTGGCAAGTACCCGGTGGAAGCGGTCCGCATGATGGCGACGATTGCCAAGCGGGCTGAAGAGGCTCTACCTTATGTGGAGATTCTGCGGGAGAAGACCCGTCTGAATCAACCTAGTATCACTGATGCTATCAGCCACGCCACCTGCAATACTGCGCTCGATCTAGGGGCGGCGGCCATTGTGGTGGCCACTAAATCGGGCTCGACGGCTCGAATGGTGTCCAAATATCGGCCAGCTGCACCGATCATTGCCTGTACGCCGACGGCAGAAGTGGTGCGGAAGCTCTCGATCGTCTGGGGAGTGGAACCTCTGCAGGTCGGCGAAACCAAAGGCACTGACGAAATGATCGAAGAGGCGATTAACGCGTCTCTGGCAGCCGGTCTAATCAAGTGCGGTGATCTGGTCGTCATTACCGCTGGTGTCCCGGTGGGGATTCCCGGCACAACCAATCTGCTAAAAGTGCACATCGTGGGCGAAGTGCTTGTCCGCGGTACTGGTATCGGTCAGAAAGCGGTAACTGGCCGCGTCTGCCTGGTGAATCGGCCGGAAGAGGGGCTGGGTAAGTTCCGCAGCGGTGACATTCTGGTAACGATCAGCACGGACCGAGAATTCGTCCCGCTGATGGAAAAAGCGGTGGCAGTAATTACTGAAGAAGGTGGGTTGACCTCCCACGCGGCGGTGGTGGGGTTAAGTCTAGGAATTCCAGTAGTTGTCGGGGCTGCCGGCGCGACGACGTTTCTGCAGGACGGTACCACCGTGACTATCGACGTTGCGCGCGGACTGGTGTACCGTGGTGTAACAAAGGTTCTCTAA
- the lepB gene encoding signal peptidase I has product MSSRWWRELCQLLLALFAASLIFFAMHAYLAEARVITSGSMLPTIQVGDRVLMEKVTCHFAMVHRQDIIVFTPPPAAQAKEDYIKRVIGLPGAE; this is encoded by the coding sequence GTGTCTTCCCGCTGGTGGAGAGAACTCTGTCAACTTCTCTTGGCCCTGTTTGCAGCCAGCCTGATCTTTTTTGCCATGCATGCTTACCTGGCTGAAGCGCGGGTAATTACCAGTGGTTCAATGCTTCCTACCATTCAAGTCGGTGACCGCGTGCTGATGGAAAAGGTGACCTGCCATTTTGCGATGGTTCACCGCCAGGACATAATTGTCTTTACGCCGCCTCCAGCTGCCCAGGCCAAGGAAGATTACATCAAGCGGGTGATTGGCTTGCCCGGGGCCGAGTAA
- a CDS encoding 3-hydroxybutyryl-CoA dehydrogenase, whose product MKTIGILGAGTMGLGITQICAQAGFQVVLVDIDQAIVDKTIGRIATIIQKVIEKGQAPETTKDFVLGHIKGTTNLNEVADCNIIIETIVEVMEVKKKVYTELDAICRPSAIFASNTSSLSITELAAVTERPEQVIGMHFFNPPQITKLVEVVPAMKTSEETVKAICTLAQKLGKNPIKVKEAPGYVVNRILTAMMNEAVAILGEKLATVEDIDTAMKLGAGLPMGPMQLADMFGLDIALQVSQSLFKEYGLERYHPHPLLQQKVRAGHLGMKSGRGFYDYSKH is encoded by the coding sequence ATCAAAACAATTGGAATTCTAGGGGCAGGTACAATGGGTTTGGGAATCACCCAAATTTGCGCGCAAGCAGGTTTCCAGGTCGTTCTGGTCGATATTGATCAGGCCATCGTAGATAAAACCATTGGACGCATCGCCACCATTATTCAAAAAGTAATTGAGAAAGGCCAGGCGCCCGAAACAACTAAAGACTTTGTCCTCGGTCACATTAAAGGAACAACCAACCTGAATGAAGTAGCCGACTGCAATATCATTATCGAAACCATTGTTGAAGTTATGGAAGTCAAGAAAAAAGTCTACACCGAACTGGATGCCATCTGTCGCCCATCAGCGATCTTCGCCAGTAACACCTCTTCTCTATCCATCACCGAACTGGCCGCCGTCACGGAACGACCAGAGCAGGTAATCGGCATGCACTTTTTTAACCCCCCACAGATAACTAAACTGGTCGAAGTAGTTCCCGCGATGAAAACTTCTGAAGAAACGGTTAAAGCAATTTGCACCCTGGCGCAAAAACTCGGTAAAAATCCCATAAAGGTTAAAGAAGCACCGGGTTATGTGGTAAATCGAATTTTAACGGCCATGATGAACGAAGCAGTGGCCATCCTGGGAGAAAAGCTGGCCACCGTGGAAGATATTGATACAGCCATGAAGCTGGGGGCTGGGCTGCCGATGGGACCAATGCAGCTAGCCGATATGTTCGGTCTTGACATCGCCCTGCAGGTCTCACAGAGCTTGTTTAAGGAATACGGATTGGAACGCTACCACCCGCACCCACTCCTGCAACAAAAAGTCAGGGCTGGACACCTGGGCATGAAGAGCGGCCGAGGTTTCTACGATTACTCGAAGCACTAA
- a CDS encoding metal-dependent hydrolase, protein MPNSVKWLGHAACQITTTKGKVVLIDPWITNNPSCPIKKENLQRVDLILVTHDHFDHLGTDIPDLVKTTGATVIVQPELAGQLQQSGVNAANIINGMGMNIGGQVEVAGIKVTMTQALHSCSAGSPVGFIVRLEDGKTIYHAGDTGIFESMRLLGELYNIDLALLPIGSVFVMDPLQAATSLTLLKPKKVIPIHYRTFPILVQDTTEFVKLAREKAPTVEIEVIEPGQEVLL, encoded by the coding sequence ATGCCTAATAGTGTTAAATGGCTGGGACATGCCGCCTGTCAAATTACTACCACGAAAGGAAAGGTCGTTTTAATTGACCCCTGGATTACCAATAATCCGAGTTGCCCAATTAAAAAAGAGAACCTCCAACGGGTAGATCTTATTCTGGTCACCCACGATCACTTCGATCACCTGGGCACAGACATCCCAGACCTGGTAAAAACAACGGGAGCTACGGTGATCGTTCAACCCGAACTGGCTGGCCAACTCCAGCAAAGTGGGGTAAATGCGGCCAACATTATCAACGGAATGGGCATGAACATTGGCGGTCAGGTGGAAGTAGCCGGCATTAAAGTCACCATGACACAGGCCCTGCATTCCTGTTCAGCGGGCAGCCCCGTCGGCTTCATTGTTAGATTAGAAGATGGAAAAACAATCTATCACGCCGGTGATACGGGCATTTTTGAAAGCATGCGGCTACTTGGTGAGCTCTATAATATTGACCTGGCTCTATTGCCGATTGGGAGTGTTTTTGTCATGGATCCCCTTCAGGCAGCAACCAGTTTGACTTTGCTCAAGCCGAAAAAAGTGATCCCCATTCACTATCGCACTTTCCCTATCCTGGTCCAGGACACGACAGAATTTGTTAAACTGGCGCGGGAAAAAGCTCCGACAGTTGAAATTGAGGTCATTGAGCCAGGACAAGAGGTATTACTCTAA